The sequence below is a genomic window from Nicotiana tomentosiformis chromosome 6, ASM39032v3, whole genome shotgun sequence.
taccactataaaatccacatgaaatacaaacttatccacccgaactaacacatttTCCACCATCTCCTCGATGTTATAGTCggttggtctgccagctgcaaagatatgggtgcagaccttatctctccaatctccttctccagtatCCTGtagatagatagaggcattaaattaattgaagcaccagaatcacataaggttttatcaaaattaatagttcctaaagatcaaggtatagtaaaactccctgaatCTCcatacttttgtgggagtttattttgcaatatcgcgCTACAATGCTCTGTGGGCTTGACCATTGAGGTCTCCTCTATTTTCCCTTTCTTCGTAAggatctctttcaagaatttagcataagcATGCATATGTGGAAGCACTTTTGTGAATGGTAAGTTGACATGAACCTGTTttagcacatccagaaatctctcaaactgcttgtccagcttttctctacttagcttttggggaaaaggtagagcaggcatatgcTTGCTCTCTTCAGGTTCCTCACTTCTTgagttttcttccttcttctttttctcagcatCCATatggcctttcttcttcttatcaacatcACTTTTCAGCTTTGCCGCACTTTCTTTTTTCAAGTCTCATATCTTTTTGGATTAGCGTGAGAtccttcaacacttgcccacttctcaacgCTACAGCATTCACTGTTTCTCTAGGATTACTTTTTGTATCAGCCGGGAGGGTTCTTGGGACCCTCTCAGACTTTAGAGTAGATAGTTGCCCAACCTGTCTTTCCAGGTTTCAAAAAGATGTGCACAGATCTTTGATAGTTGCACCATGGGTGTCaagcctctcatctgtcttgataatgaaggccttcacTAGATCTTCCATGCTAGACTGATTAGACTGTGGAGGCCGATactgctgcctctgctgattttgaaaacttggagctccttgtccctatgGTCTAGAGTTACTTTGTTGCCATGATTTAGTCTACCATTTTGTGAGTTCCACGAAAAGCCTGGGTGCCTATGTCCCATAAGATTGAAATTATTACCTCTTTAGTAGTTGCCTCTATCAAAGCTTCCCACAGTATTTACCACTTCATCTACAGCTACAGCCTGGCACTCATGCGTTAGATGACCCATTCCACATAAATCACAAACTGATGATGGTTGACTTTAGACCTTGGCT
It includes:
- the LOC138894251 gene encoding uncharacterized protein, translating into MDAEKKKKEENSRSEEPEESKHMPALPFPQKLSREKLDKQFERFLDVLKQVHVNLPFTKVLPHMHAYAKFLKEILTKKGKIEETSMDTGEGDWRDKVCTHIFAAGRPTDYNIEEMVENVLVRVDKFVFHVDFIVVNMEEKKEVPLVLVRQFLATGRAILDIHERKLILRVGEETVTFKMDVEKGAQKDKPAVSVEWKLKGSKDKAKESLDESDLE